A stretch of the Mesorhizobium huakuii genome encodes the following:
- a CDS encoding helicase-related protein gives MNIQPKHTEPLILSGRDVTAVLGPTNTGKTHLAIERMVAHETGVIGLPLRLLAREVYSRVCEKVGAHKVALITGEEKIQPPGAKYSVCTVEAMPRETDAAFVAIDEVQLAGDLERGHIFTDRILHLRGRQETLLLGAATMHGILQRLLKGVSVVTRPRLSHLAYAGSKKLTRLPRRTAIVAFSADEVYAIAELIRRQQGGAAVVLGALSPRTRNAQVALFQSGDVDYLVATDAIGMGLNLDLDHVAFAQNRKFDGYQYRNLTAAELGQIAGRAGRHLRDGTFGVTGQVDPLDEDLVKKIESHDFEPVKVLQWRTAHFDFASLDALKRSIETNAPVEGLTRALPAVDAQALEYLSRDGDIRALATDAKRVALLWEACALPDYRKIAPAQHADLIASIYMDLARHGHVDENYMAEQVRRADTTEGDIDTLSHRIAQIRTWTFVSNRPGWLADQAHWQEKTREIEDRLSDALHERLTKRFVDRRTSVLMRRLRENTMPEAEISPTGTVLVEGHHVGELQGFRFTADQTAGGEDAKAVRTAAQKALAAEFEARAERFGACANGDLALGSDGTLRWIGAPIGTLVSGEDALKPRLVLLADEQLTGPARDKVAARAERFVNFQIESLLKPLVDLKNADQISGIGRGIAFQLVENFGLINRRDIAEEMKSLDQEGRAALRRLGVRFGAYHVFVPALIKPAPAGLVTLLWALKNDGKDKPGFGDVVHALASGRTSVVIDPAFDKAFYKLAGYRNLGRRAVRIDILERLADLIRPATNWKPGLGQRPDGAYDGQSFMVTPPMMSILGATADDMEEILKGLGYRAEPKPASEVKARLEAQDNAAREAAAAKLAADEAARAEQAKAAEASASDAAAEAAVEGSEPAAAEAAVEVPAAVIAETAAEPVTEEQSDTPALATEEPATEPVAEAAAEPAPEPVAETIADVTVAESVDAALTSPSMGEVAARSDAGGGDGADDASSAAETNAAVDAGSADGTATPPTPAQRADPPHEGEGEVAEAPKPILLWRQGRFEQRPRHHEGRNNRQRNGQARGRNNAPADAAGAQAVAAPGDRPAQEGRRDGAGKPRFDRSKFKSKPQAEGEQRRNARPQGERPDRREGRPDWKGGRPEGKGGPDRGKGGAKPAFQPKPREERPVRFDPDSPFAKLAALRDQLKK, from the coding sequence GCGCGGCCACATCTTCACCGACCGTATCCTGCATCTGCGTGGCCGCCAGGAAACGCTTTTGCTGGGCGCCGCCACCATGCACGGCATCCTGCAGCGCCTGCTGAAGGGCGTCTCGGTGGTGACCCGGCCGCGGCTATCGCATCTGGCCTATGCCGGTTCGAAGAAGCTGACCCGCCTGCCACGCCGCACCGCGATCGTCGCCTTCTCTGCCGACGAGGTCTACGCCATCGCCGAGCTGATCCGTCGCCAGCAGGGCGGTGCCGCCGTCGTGCTTGGCGCGCTCTCACCGCGCACCCGCAACGCCCAGGTGGCGCTGTTCCAGTCAGGCGATGTCGACTATCTCGTCGCCACCGACGCCATCGGCATGGGTCTCAACCTCGATCTCGACCATGTCGCCTTTGCCCAGAACCGCAAATTCGACGGCTACCAATATCGCAATCTGACGGCCGCCGAGCTTGGCCAGATCGCCGGCCGCGCTGGCCGGCATCTGCGCGACGGCACCTTTGGCGTCACCGGCCAGGTCGACCCGCTTGACGAGGACCTGGTCAAGAAGATCGAGAGCCATGATTTCGAGCCGGTGAAGGTGCTGCAGTGGCGCACCGCGCATTTCGACTTTGCCAGCCTAGATGCGCTGAAGCGCTCGATCGAGACCAACGCGCCGGTCGAGGGCCTGACGCGCGCGCTGCCGGCGGTCGACGCACAGGCGCTCGAATATCTCTCCCGCGACGGGGACATCCGCGCGCTTGCCACCGATGCCAAGCGCGTTGCCCTGCTGTGGGAAGCCTGTGCCCTGCCCGACTACAGGAAGATCGCGCCGGCCCAGCATGCCGACCTCATCGCCTCGATCTACATGGACCTCGCCCGCCACGGCCATGTCGACGAAAACTACATGGCCGAGCAGGTGCGCCGCGCCGACACCACCGAGGGCGACATCGACACGCTGTCGCACCGCATCGCCCAGATCCGCACCTGGACATTCGTGTCGAACCGGCCCGGCTGGCTGGCCGATCAGGCACACTGGCAGGAAAAGACGCGCGAAATCGAAGACAGATTGTCGGATGCGCTGCATGAGCGGTTGACGAAACGCTTCGTAGACCGCAGGACTTCCGTCCTCATGCGGCGCCTTAGAGAAAATACCATGCCTGAAGCCGAAATTAGTCCTACCGGAACCGTCCTTGTCGAAGGCCATCATGTCGGTGAGTTGCAAGGGTTCCGCTTCACCGCCGATCAGACCGCCGGCGGCGAAGACGCCAAGGCCGTGCGAACGGCCGCGCAAAAGGCGCTGGCCGCCGAATTCGAGGCGCGTGCCGAACGTTTTGGCGCCTGCGCCAATGGCGACTTGGCGCTCGGCTCGGACGGCACGCTGCGCTGGATCGGCGCACCGATCGGGACGCTGGTTTCCGGCGAGGACGCGCTGAAGCCGCGTCTGGTTCTGCTGGCCGACGAACAGCTGACCGGCCCGGCGCGCGACAAGGTCGCCGCGCGCGCCGAACGCTTCGTCAATTTCCAGATCGAGTCGCTGCTGAAGCCGCTGGTCGACCTGAAAAACGCCGACCAGATTTCCGGCATCGGCCGTGGCATCGCTTTCCAGCTGGTCGAGAATTTCGGCCTCATCAACCGCCGCGACATCGCTGAAGAGATGAAGTCGCTCGACCAGGAAGGCCGCGCGGCACTGCGCCGGCTTGGCGTGCGCTTCGGCGCCTATCACGTCTTCGTGCCGGCGCTGATCAAGCCGGCCCCTGCCGGGCTGGTGACCTTGCTGTGGGCGCTGAAGAACGACGGCAAGGACAAGCCTGGCTTCGGCGACGTGGTCCATGCGCTGGCGTCGGGCCGCACCTCCGTGGTCATCGATCCAGCCTTCGACAAGGCCTTCTACAAGCTTGCCGGCTACCGCAATCTCGGCCGCCGCGCCGTGCGCATCGACATTCTGGAGCGGCTGGCGGATCTCATCCGTCCGGCGACCAACTGGAAGCCTGGCCTCGGCCAGCGTCCGGACGGCGCTTATGACGGCCAGTCCTTCATGGTGACGCCGCCGATGATGTCGATCCTCGGCGCCACCGCCGACGACATGGAAGAAATCTTGAAAGGCCTGGGCTACCGCGCCGAGCCGAAGCCGGCGTCCGAGGTCAAGGCACGGCTGGAAGCGCAGGACAATGCCGCGCGGGAAGCCGCCGCAGCCAAGCTTGCGGCGGACGAAGCTGCGCGCGCCGAGCAGGCCAAGGCGGCGGAAGCCTCCGCTTCGGATGCGGCTGCGGAGGCGGCAGTTGAGGGTTCGGAACCGGCTGCTGCCGAGGCCGCCGTCGAAGTCCCCGCCGCGGTCATCGCGGAGACGGCGGCTGAGCCTGTCACGGAAGAGCAATCGGACACTCCGGCCCTGGCCACCGAAGAGCCTGCAACGGAGCCTGTCGCCGAAGCCGCTGCTGAACCTGCTCCCGAGCCCGTGGCGGAAACCATCGCTGACGTCACCGTCGCCGAAAGCGTCGACGCTGCCCTTACCTCCCCCTCGATGGGGGAGGTCGCGGCGCGAAGCGACGCGGGTGGGGGTGATGGCGCTGACGACGCAAGCAGTGCTGCCGAAACCAACGCGGCAGTTGATGCCGGCAGTGCTGACGGTACCGCCACTCCCCCCACCCCGGCGCAGCGCGCCGACCCTCCCCACGAGGGGGAGGGTGAAGTGGCCGAAGCGCCCAAGCCGATCCTGCTGTGGCGCCAGGGCCGGTTCGAACAGCGCCCCCGTCATCACGAAGGCCGCAACAACCGCCAGCGCAACGGACAAGCGCGCGGCCGAAACAATGCACCGGCCGACGCCGCCGGCGCGCAGGCAGTAGCCGCACCTGGAGACCGTCCCGCCCAGGAAGGGCGGCGCGACGGTGCCGGCAAGCCGCGCTTCGACCGTTCGAAGTTCAAGTCCAAGCCGCAAGCCGAAGGCGAACAGCGGCGCAATGCCCGCCCGCAAGGCGAGCGTCCCGACCGCCGCGAAGGCCGTCCCGACTGGAAGGGTGGCCGGCCCGAGGGCAAGGGCGGTCCCGATCGCGGCAAGGGCGGCGCAAAGCCGGCCTTCCAGCCGAAGCCGCGCGAGGAACGTCCGGTGCGCTTCGATCCGGACTCGCCCTTCGCCAAGCTCGCCGCCTTGCGCGACCAGCTGAAGAAGTAG
- a CDS encoding RNA-binding S4 domain-containing protein, translating to MVAEGRQRIDKWLFFSRAVKSRSLAAKLVVAGRVRINRDKAAQASDQVKPGDVLTITLDRRIFVWKVLGAGVRRGPAEEARTLYEDMSPPPTPKGEALPDAIPALREAGSGRPTKRERRQTDRLIGEE from the coding sequence ATGGTTGCCGAAGGCCGCCAGCGCATCGACAAATGGCTGTTCTTCTCGCGCGCCGTGAAATCGCGCTCGCTGGCGGCGAAGCTGGTCGTCGCCGGACGCGTGCGCATCAATCGCGACAAAGCAGCGCAGGCCTCCGATCAGGTCAAGCCGGGCGACGTGCTGACCATCACGCTCGACCGGCGCATTTTCGTCTGGAAGGTGCTCGGCGCCGGTGTCAGGCGCGGCCCGGCGGAGGAAGCCCGCACCCTCTATGAGGACATGTCGCCGCCGCCCACACCGAAGGGCGAGGCGCTTCCCGATGCTATTCCAGCGCTGCGCGAGGCCGGCAGCGGCCGCCCGACCAAGAGAGAACGCCGGCAGACCGACCGCCTGATTGGCGAAGAGTGA
- the fdxA gene encoding ferredoxin FdxA, protein MTYVVTDNCIKCKYMDCIEVCPVDCFYEGENMLVIHPDECIDCGVCEPECPADAIKPDTEPGLDKWLQINTEYADKWPNITAKKEPPADAKTFDGEAGKFEKYFSAEPGEGD, encoded by the coding sequence ATGACCTATGTCGTGACCGACAATTGCATCAAGTGCAAATATATGGACTGCATCGAGGTCTGTCCGGTCGACTGTTTCTACGAAGGCGAGAACATGCTCGTCATCCATCCCGACGAGTGCATCGACTGCGGCGTCTGCGAGCCCGAATGCCCGGCTGACGCGATCAAGCCTGACACCGAGCCAGGCCTCGACAAATGGCTGCAGATCAACACCGAATATGCCGACAAATGGCCCAACATCACCGCCAAGAAGGAACCGCCGGCCGACGCCAAGACCTTCGACGGCGAGGCGGGCAAGTTCGAGAAATACTTCTCGGCCGAGCCTGGCGAAGGCGATTGA
- a CDS encoding CarD family transcriptional regulator, with the protein MATITPQKKSTGARHGFKTGEYIVYPAHGVGQIVSIDEQEVAGHKLELFVIDFQKDKMRLKVPVAKATSIGMRKLSEEDYVERALKVVQGRARVKRTMWSRRAQEYDAKINSGDLISISEVVRDLYRADNQPEQSYSERQLYEAALDRMAREIAAVNRMSETEAVRLIEVNLNKGPKRGAKADNEEAEQEEAA; encoded by the coding sequence ATGGCAACGATCACCCCGCAGAAGAAGTCCACTGGTGCGCGTCATGGTTTCAAGACCGGCGAGTACATTGTCTACCCGGCGCATGGCGTCGGCCAGATCGTGTCGATCGACGAGCAGGAAGTGGCTGGCCACAAGCTGGAACTGTTCGTCATCGACTTCCAGAAGGACAAGATGCGCCTGAAGGTGCCGGTCGCCAAGGCGACCTCCATCGGCATGCGCAAGCTGTCGGAAGAGGATTATGTCGAGCGCGCGCTGAAGGTTGTGCAGGGCCGCGCCCGCGTCAAGCGCACCATGTGGTCGCGCCGCGCCCAGGAATATGATGCCAAGATCAATTCCGGCGACCTGATCTCGATCTCGGAAGTCGTGCGCGACCTCTATCGCGCCGACAACCAGCCGGAGCAGTCCTATTCCGAGCGTCAGCTCTATGAGGCGGCACTCGACCGCATGGCCCGCGAGATCGCGGCCGTCAACCGCATGTCGGAAACCGAAGCCGTGCGCCTGATCGAGGTCAACCTCAACAAGGGCCCTAAGCGTGGCGCCAAGGCCGACAATGAGGAAGCCGAGCAGGAAGAAGCTGCCTGA
- a CDS encoding amino acid ABC transporter ATP-binding protein, translated as MIGLTNIEKRFGDNLVLKGVTVVIAEGSVTALVGPSGGGKSTLLRCINLLEIPTSGTVRIGDETLEFRPGVKVPAGDIRRLRLQTGMVFQNFQLFPHRTAIENVMEGLVTVLKWSPERARERALALLEKVGMAHKADAWPATLSGGQQQRVAIARALAPSPKVLLCDEPTSALDPELAQEVVDVLGKLASEGTTMVMATHDLRLASKIAQEAVFLDAGVIVEKGPSAVLFGNPERERTKRFIATLKQEAEREGGGQA; from the coding sequence ATGATCGGCCTCACCAACATCGAGAAGCGCTTCGGCGACAATCTCGTTCTGAAGGGCGTGACCGTCGTCATTGCCGAAGGCAGCGTCACAGCGCTTGTCGGCCCATCGGGCGGCGGCAAGAGCACGCTCTTACGCTGCATCAACCTGTTGGAGATCCCGACCTCGGGCACGGTGCGCATCGGCGACGAGACGCTCGAATTCCGTCCGGGCGTCAAGGTGCCGGCGGGAGACATCAGGCGGCTGCGCCTGCAGACCGGCATGGTGTTCCAGAATTTTCAGCTGTTCCCGCATCGCACCGCGATCGAGAATGTGATGGAGGGACTGGTGACGGTGCTGAAGTGGTCGCCTGAGAGAGCCCGAGAGCGGGCGCTTGCTTTGCTGGAAAAGGTCGGGATGGCGCACAAGGCCGATGCCTGGCCGGCGACGCTGTCAGGCGGCCAGCAGCAGCGCGTGGCGATCGCCCGCGCCTTGGCGCCGTCGCCAAAGGTGTTGCTGTGCGACGAACCGACTTCCGCGCTCGATCCGGAACTGGCGCAAGAGGTGGTCGATGTGCTCGGCAAGCTCGCCAGCGAAGGCACGACCATGGTGATGGCGACGCATGATCTGCGCCTTGCCTCCAAGATTGCGCAGGAGGCGGTGTTCCTCGATGCCGGCGTTATCGTCGAAAAGGGGCCGTCCGCCGTGCTGTTCGGCAATCCGGAGCGTGAACGGACGAAGCGGTTTATCGCGACGCTGAAGCAGGAAGCGGAGAGGGAAGGCGGCGGCCAGGCGTAG
- a CDS encoding amino acid ABC transporter permease, protein MPHWLQLMLESLPSLLWAALIFTVPLTLLSFVLGLTVGLGAALGRLFGPKPLVMLVRFYVWIFRGTPLLVQLFLIFYGLPSAGILLDAFTAALIGFTLNIGAYTSEIIRAAIGSVPKGQWEAAYSIGMTWSQAMRRTILPQAGRVAVPPLSNTFISLVKDTSLAAAITVPEMFQAAQRIVATTYEPLILYVEAAILYLALSSVLSALQTRLETRLNRYGGFLEARS, encoded by the coding sequence GTGCCGCACTGGCTGCAACTGATGCTCGAGTCGCTGCCTTCGCTGCTCTGGGCCGCCCTGATCTTCACGGTACCGTTGACGCTGTTGTCCTTCGTCCTTGGCTTGACCGTCGGCCTCGGTGCGGCGCTTGGCCGGCTGTTCGGGCCGAAGCCGCTGGTCATGCTCGTGCGCTTCTATGTCTGGATCTTCCGCGGCACGCCGCTTTTGGTGCAGCTGTTCCTGATCTTCTACGGTCTGCCGTCGGCCGGCATCCTGCTCGACGCCTTCACGGCAGCGTTGATCGGCTTCACGCTCAACATCGGCGCCTACACGTCGGAGATCATCCGCGCGGCCATCGGCTCGGTGCCGAAAGGCCAGTGGGAGGCCGCCTATTCGATCGGCATGACCTGGAGCCAGGCGATGCGGCGCACCATCCTGCCGCAAGCTGGGCGGGTCGCGGTGCCGCCGCTCTCCAACACCTTCATCTCTCTGGTCAAGGACACGTCGCTCGCCGCCGCCATCACCGTGCCGGAAATGTTCCAGGCGGCGCAGCGCATCGTCGCCACCACCTATGAGCCGCTGATCCTCTATGTCGAGGCGGCGATCCTCTATCTGGCGCTGAGTTCGGTGCTGTCGGCCTTGCAGACGCGGCTGGAAACCCGGCTCAACCGCTATGGCGGCTTCCTGGAGGCACGCTCATGA
- a CDS encoding amino acid ABC transporter substrate-binding protein — protein sequence MKWLKSLIVAGTLQALAVTAGHAGANLDQIKQAGTFKIGTEGTYAPFTYHDASGALVGFDVEIAKAIADKLGVKVEFLEGKWDGLIAGLDVSRYDAVINEVGITDARKAKYDFSDPYIASKAVLIVRGDNTDIKTFADLKGKKSAQSLTSNFGKLAETNGAELVGTDGFDQSIQLLLTGRADATINDSLSFLDFKKHKPDANVKIAAQEENADYSGVIVRKGDPELVAAINKALADIKADGTYKKIADTYFGQDVSK from the coding sequence ATGAAATGGCTCAAGTCGCTTATCGTCGCCGGAACGCTGCAGGCCCTGGCGGTCACCGCTGGCCACGCCGGCGCCAATCTCGACCAGATCAAGCAGGCCGGCACCTTCAAGATCGGCACGGAGGGCACCTACGCACCCTTCACCTATCATGACGCTTCCGGCGCCCTGGTCGGCTTCGACGTCGAGATCGCCAAGGCAATCGCCGACAAGCTCGGCGTCAAGGTCGAGTTCCTCGAAGGCAAGTGGGACGGGCTGATCGCCGGTCTCGACGTCAGTCGTTATGACGCCGTCATCAACGAAGTCGGCATCACCGACGCGCGCAAGGCCAAGTACGATTTCTCCGATCCCTACATCGCCTCCAAGGCGGTGCTGATCGTGCGCGGCGACAACACCGACATCAAGACCTTCGCCGACCTCAAGGGAAAGAAGTCGGCGCAGTCGCTGACCTCGAACTTCGGCAAGCTGGCCGAGACGAACGGCGCCGAGCTGGTCGGCACCGACGGCTTCGACCAGTCGATCCAGCTGCTTTTGACCGGCCGCGCCGACGCCACCATCAATGACAGCCTGTCGTTCCTCGACTTCAAGAAGCACAAGCCCGACGCCAATGTGAAGATCGCCGCGCAAGAGGAAAACGCCGACTATTCTGGCGTCATCGTGCGCAAGGGCGATCCGGAACTGGTCGCCGCCATCAACAAGGCGCTGGCCGACATCAAGGCCGACGGCACCTACAAGAAGATCGCCGACACCTATTTCGGCCAGGACGTTTCGAAGTAA
- a CDS encoding RNA polymerase factor sigma-32 produces the protein MMEDTAGRIMVRAAMKAPYLERDEEHRLALLWKEDNDQNALHCITVAHMRLVISMASKFRHYGLPLGDLIQEGHVGLLEAAARFEPEREVRFSTYATWWIRASMQDYILRNWSIVRGGTSSAQKALFFNLRRLRARLANGAEPLSNTTLYREVSVALGVSEADVAMMDSRLSAPDSSLNAPLADDAGATERMDFLVSDEPLPDEIVGDKIDVARRSLWLKAALAALNARELRIIEERRLTDEGATLEALGETLGISKERVRQIEARAMEKLKVALVKQNPEFLATAA, from the coding sequence ATGATGGAAGACACAGCAGGACGGATCATGGTCCGCGCGGCAATGAAGGCTCCCTACCTCGAACGCGATGAGGAACATCGGCTGGCCTTGCTCTGGAAGGAAGACAACGACCAGAACGCGTTGCACTGCATCACCGTCGCCCATATGCGGCTGGTCATTTCCATGGCCTCCAAATTCCGTCACTACGGCTTGCCGCTTGGCGACCTGATCCAGGAAGGCCATGTCGGCCTGTTGGAAGCCGCCGCCCGCTTCGAGCCCGAGCGCGAAGTGCGGTTTTCGACCTATGCGACGTGGTGGATACGCGCCTCTATGCAGGACTACATCCTGCGCAACTGGTCGATCGTACGTGGCGGAACGAGTTCCGCGCAGAAAGCCCTGTTCTTCAACCTGCGACGCCTGCGTGCCCGGCTGGCGAATGGCGCGGAGCCGCTCTCCAACACAACGCTCTACCGCGAGGTGTCGGTTGCGCTTGGCGTCTCCGAGGCCGATGTGGCGATGATGGATTCACGGCTGTCGGCGCCCGACTCCTCCCTGAATGCGCCGCTTGCCGATGATGCGGGCGCCACCGAGCGGATGGATTTCCTGGTTTCGGACGAACCCCTGCCCGACGAGATCGTCGGCGACAAGATCGATGTCGCGCGTCGTTCGCTTTGGCTGAAAGCGGCTCTCGCCGCCCTCAATGCCCGGGAGCTTCGCATCATCGAGGAACGTCGGCTTACCGACGAGGGCGCCACGCTCGAAGCCCTCGGCGAAACGCTGGGCATTTCCAAGGAACGCGTCCGCCAGATCGAGGCGCGCGCCATGGAAAAGCTCAAGGTCGCGCTGGTGAAACAGAACCCGGAATTTCTGGCGACAGCCGCTTGA
- a CDS encoding caspase family protein, with translation MLKRYAFLAALILMSLSAFEARADRRVALVIGNSQYREIPTLKNPDKDAEDVSNTFRQAGFDVFVAKDVTKLQFEEKFRNYLAAADGADLAVVYYSGHGFQIGGENFLIPVDASLKDAADMEVQTIRLNDVLQQLRAKSKIQMIILDACRNDPFPRKDYWLRDQLIVSGGTGLAQVTGSQNELIAFATEPGAVAYDGSGDLSPFSSAFSRRALAPNQEIRAVMAAVRRDVVKATNGRQVPWENSSLIDDVVLMRAAEQPALPASDAQQNQQVAERGIQVAAAAEAIENRDISVPVGVGPVALKLDFPTSDVSTSLKLAGYPAVGTLSLPDRVLSPQSILIAAEVDQLRYEPQIGSTAPVEIGFQIRAGDASKRATMKLSPSVDPCDQAAGEPLDLQGVVPGRLSNEIADGAVEACEAAVKAYPDVARFRYELGRALLAAGNIDEARKAIHEASDKGHVRAVYELGYLASSGIGTPVDATQANGLYSQASDRGDPYAMSAWGRALFNGVGVQRDTGKGLDLMLTAAAMGHISAMNDLAMIFKDGRNGVPADPARALAFLKAGIERQEAYSMGILGLSPRPSTLTVAACTPKVVTKIITKIKVIRTPVPKAPPPKIGKPKAPIVPGETGPAPWRGGNGGDHSDHSTGGGNSAG, from the coding sequence ATGCTGAAACGCTACGCGTTCCTCGCTGCCTTGATCCTCATGAGCCTCTCGGCGTTCGAGGCTCGCGCCGATCGAAGGGTTGCGCTCGTGATCGGCAATTCGCAGTACCGTGAAATCCCGACGCTCAAGAATCCGGACAAGGACGCTGAGGACGTTTCGAACACGTTCCGGCAGGCCGGCTTCGACGTGTTCGTCGCAAAGGACGTGACCAAGCTCCAATTCGAAGAGAAGTTCCGCAACTATCTGGCCGCCGCCGACGGCGCCGATCTCGCCGTCGTCTATTATTCCGGCCACGGCTTTCAGATCGGCGGCGAGAATTTCCTGATCCCGGTCGACGCGTCGTTGAAGGATGCGGCCGACATGGAGGTCCAGACAATCAGGCTTAACGACGTGCTGCAGCAATTGCGCGCGAAGTCGAAAATCCAGATGATCATTCTCGATGCCTGCCGCAACGATCCGTTCCCGCGCAAGGACTACTGGCTGCGCGACCAATTGATCGTCTCCGGCGGCACCGGGCTCGCGCAGGTAACAGGCTCGCAGAATGAGCTGATTGCCTTTGCCACCGAGCCCGGCGCTGTCGCTTATGACGGGTCCGGCGATCTCAGCCCCTTCTCATCGGCCTTTTCCCGCCGCGCGCTGGCGCCGAACCAGGAAATCCGCGCCGTCATGGCCGCCGTGCGGCGCGATGTGGTCAAGGCGACCAATGGCAGGCAGGTTCCGTGGGAGAATTCCTCGCTGATCGACGATGTCGTGCTGATGCGCGCGGCGGAGCAACCGGCGCTGCCGGCGTCCGACGCCCAGCAAAACCAGCAGGTGGCGGAGCGCGGGATCCAGGTCGCCGCGGCCGCCGAAGCCATCGAAAATCGTGACATCAGCGTCCCGGTCGGCGTCGGTCCGGTTGCGCTGAAGCTGGATTTTCCGACCAGCGATGTCTCGACCAGCCTCAAACTCGCTGGCTATCCGGCAGTTGGAACGCTGTCCTTGCCGGATCGCGTCCTGTCGCCGCAGTCGATCCTGATAGCCGCTGAAGTCGACCAATTGCGCTACGAGCCGCAGATCGGCTCGACGGCTCCCGTCGAGATTGGCTTTCAGATCCGCGCCGGCGACGCGTCGAAACGGGCGACGATGAAGCTGTCGCCGAGCGTCGACCCCTGCGACCAGGCAGCCGGCGAGCCGCTCGACCTGCAAGGCGTCGTCCCCGGCCGGTTATCGAACGAGATCGCAGACGGCGCGGTCGAAGCCTGCGAGGCGGCCGTGAAAGCCTATCCCGATGTCGCCCGCTTCCGTTACGAACTCGGGCGGGCGCTGCTGGCCGCCGGCAACATCGACGAGGCCAGGAAGGCCATCCACGAAGCGTCCGACAAGGGACACGTCCGCGCCGTCTACGAACTCGGCTACCTCGCCTCCTCGGGAATAGGCACGCCGGTGGATGCCACGCAAGCGAATGGTCTCTATTCGCAGGCATCCGACAGGGGCGACCCCTACGCCATGAGCGCGTGGGGCCGCGCCCTGTTCAATGGCGTTGGCGTGCAGCGCGATACCGGCAAAGGGCTTGACCTCATGCTCACGGCAGCAGCGATGGGGCATATCAGCGCCATGAATGATCTTGCGATGATCTTCAAAGACGGCCGCAATGGCGTGCCCGCCGATCCGGCCCGTGCCTTGGCTTTCCTCAAGGCTGGCATTGAACGGCAAGAGGCTTATTCGATGGGCATTCTCGGTCTTTCGCCCAGGCCAAGCACGCTGACGGTCGCGGCATGCACGCCCAAGGTGGTGACGAAAATCATCACGAAGATAAAGGTGATCCGTACACCTGTGCCAAAAGCGCCGCCGCCGAAGATCGGCAAGCCAAAGGCCCCGATAGTGCCAGGCGAAACCGGACCAGCGCCCTGGCGTGGCGGCAATGGCGGCGACCACTCTGACCACAGCACCGGCGGCGGCAACAGTGCCGGCTGA